One Gloeothece verrucosa PCC 7822 DNA window includes the following coding sequences:
- a CDS encoding S8/S53 family peptidase, with amino-acid sequence MNQSHTSDLLNSLKQEFPKTCFLIPKIAREDQYSLTYSPAVQARNPSLILDHLGIEQLQETMPKIGLKNLAQIKSSLRDEAGSSHPEICHRERLITRHDKGVYIGPDVLGSTTVFFRNEQEKQEAKNALANRYEFIDDFPVSVLTQTQEALTDSSNPENPSDIRLRLLEESGIPTAHRNKIKGEGVLVGVLDTGIDADHQEFCDKSICYSYIPLNPTDSSPRNVRGFDTGGHGTSICGVIAGKTLGIAPEADLYVASVIESETHTTTYLRIRKSLQWLMEHFKSDNNKNKPAVVNLSICLPSSPTPPDIPKQEILELYLKILRYDLYQMIQANVIVIAAVGNNPDNFTYPGGFQEVLAIGAVDYQHQLADCSGSGCVKDEEGQEYSKPDLMGYGVDVYSSVERDYQGQSTYKGQSGTSIASSYVAGIAALYRCQNPTLSVDAVKTQILTNVIGLPHISEAKSGKGLARFVLQ; translated from the coding sequence ATGAACCAATCACATACAAGTGACCTGCTTAACTCTTTAAAGCAAGAGTTTCCAAAAACTTGTTTCCTTATTCCTAAGATTGCTCGAGAAGATCAATATAGTCTGACTTATTCTCCAGCCGTACAGGCCCGCAACCCGAGTTTAATATTAGATCATCTGGGTATAGAGCAACTGCAAGAAACTATGCCCAAAATCGGATTAAAAAATTTAGCACAAATAAAATCTTCTCTAAGAGACGAAGCCGGCAGTAGTCATCCGGAGATCTGTCACCGAGAGAGATTAATTACCCGTCATGATAAAGGAGTGTATATTGGGCCAGATGTACTGGGCAGCACTACGGTTTTTTTTCGTAACGAACAAGAGAAACAAGAAGCCAAAAATGCACTAGCAAATCGATATGAATTCATCGATGATTTTCCGGTGTCTGTTCTAACCCAAACCCAAGAGGCGTTGACTGATAGCTCTAACCCTGAAAATCCCTCTGATATTAGGCTAAGATTGCTTGAAGAAAGTGGTATCCCTACAGCCCATCGAAACAAGATTAAAGGTGAAGGAGTTTTAGTGGGTGTATTAGATACTGGAATTGATGCCGATCATCAAGAATTTTGTGACAAAAGCATTTGCTATAGTTATATTCCCCTTAATCCCACTGACTCAAGTCCTCGTAATGTCCGAGGTTTTGATACGGGAGGACACGGAACTTCTATCTGTGGTGTTATAGCTGGCAAGACCCTAGGTATAGCACCTGAAGCAGATTTGTATGTAGCTTCTGTCATTGAAAGTGAAACCCATACCACTACCTATCTTCGAATCAGAAAAAGCCTACAATGGTTGATGGAACACTTCAAGAGCGACAACAATAAAAACAAACCGGCTGTAGTTAATCTGTCTATCTGCTTACCCTCCTCACCTACTCCTCCAGACATTCCTAAGCAAGAAATACTGGAACTGTATCTCAAGATTTTAAGATACGACCTCTATCAAATGATCCAAGCGAATGTAATAGTTATAGCTGCCGTAGGAAATAACCCAGACAACTTTACCTACCCAGGTGGATTCCAGGAAGTTTTGGCTATAGGAGCAGTAGATTATCAGCACCAATTAGCGGACTGTTCCGGAAGCGGTTGCGTCAAGGACGAAGAAGGTCAAGAATATAGCAAACCCGATCTCATGGGTTATGGGGTTGATGTGTACTCGAGTGTTGAAAGAGACTACCAGGGCCAGTCAACTTACAAGGGCCAGAGTGGTACAAGTATCGCTTCTTCCTATGTAGCAGGTATTGCAGCCCTTTATCGCTGTCAAAACCCAACACTTAGCGTAGATGCAGTGAAAACTCAAATTTTAACCAATGTCATCGGCCTCCCTCATATCTCTGAAGCCAAAAGCGGAAAGGGATTAGCTAGATTTGTTCTACAGTAG